The Colwellia sp. M166 genome segment TTTCTCTAGTTGCATTTGAATAATCCACAAGGACTGTAATTCGCTTATGCCTTGCTGTAAATCTAACCACGGTCGGCGAAACTTATCACGTAAATCATAATCAAATAATCCGGCCAACCAAATCCCCGTTAACAAACTACGGTTTAAGAGTTTGCTTTGGGCTATATATTGTTGACAAGTAAAATGCTCAGCACTTTTCATTTGTGTACTTATTTCACGTAAACTGAACTGGATTCTATCTTGAGCAAATTTAATCAGCGTATTGCCGCCTTCACTACCGGCTAAAACAGGTGTCTGTGCCCGTGATAAATAGAGCTGCAATATGTTAAGCTGTAGTTGATTAAACCTAGCGCTGTGCAGGAGTTGACAAATATCATCCGTACTTGGGAACCGACGTTTTTCAATTTTTAGCTGCTTAATTAACTGTTTACTGAAGTCGAGCTTTTTACGATAATTACCGGTTTTATTGGTAAGTTCTTGTAAATGTATTGCATTATCAACCCAAGATAACAAATGAACAAAATGGCTCAACTCAGCCCTGATCAATAACTCTTCAGGAGATAAATATTCTGAAAACAGCCAAAAACCATGACGAATAACAGCCAAGCTTGCCTCTATCTTCGCCAAAGCAACTAATGTTTCACTCGCTAAATAATATTCAATATTTTGTTGTAAGCTGGTTAGGCTACGACTTAACCCCGAAGTAAAAGCCGTGCCAATTGCGTCGCTACGCTCTTGACAAATAAAACGCTCTTGTTGGATTTTTTCTTCACAAGGCTCTGCACGCGAAAGCGCATAACCTCGCGCCGCTTTGCTTTTTAATCCTGGTCTTAGCGCTAGCTCATCAAAAAGTAGTGACGCTAAATTAAATAATGCCGTTTTGTTGCCTTTAACAAGCTCTAGTTCAATTTCATCAATAGCAGATTTTTGCTCAGCACTGGCAACTTCGCCCTGATCATACGCTAACTCAATAACATTGCCCCTTACGTCAGTGAGCAACCAAGTACAACGGATAAAATCAGTGCTAAATAATGTTATCAGCTCATTTTGAATAGCGTTTACAGATTGGCCTTGTTGCCATATTTCACTTGGGAAAAGTGTCAAAATAGGAAAATTACTTTCAATGTCAACATTGTACTCTGGGCGACTATGCAAGCCACCAACAACTTGCCCTGCTGTTTTAATTGTTTGTTCAATGTGGTTATTGCAACGGCGAACTCTTAAGCCCATGTCATGTTTTCGCAGGTTTAAATCTGTAGTATCAAAATAACAATTGGCAAGTTGCTTTTCTTGATAGGTAAATTGAATTTTTTCACGATTAAACATTTGAGTGATTTTTGTTGCAACATTATCACTTAAAACTAAATATTTAAGCTCTATTTCGGTTGTCATATTTTTCCAATATTGGTTATAAATCAAGCTTATTTTCTGTAGCAACAATATTTTATTGAGCTAACACGGTAAATAGTAACCTCAATCTTACATGATTAATATTTTATATCAAAAATCTCAGA includes the following:
- a CDS encoding CYTH domain-containing protein codes for the protein MTTEIELKYLVLSDNVATKITQMFNREKIQFTYQEKQLANCYFDTTDLNLRKHDMGLRVRRCNNHIEQTIKTAGQVVGGLHSRPEYNVDIESNFPILTLFPSEIWQQGQSVNAIQNELITLFSTDFIRCTWLLTDVRGNVIELAYDQGEVASAEQKSAIDEIELELVKGNKTALFNLASLLFDELALRPGLKSKAARGYALSRAEPCEEKIQQERFICQERSDAIGTAFTSGLSRSLTSLQQNIEYYLASETLVALAKIEASLAVIRHGFWLFSEYLSPEELLIRAELSHFVHLLSWVDNAIHLQELTNKTGNYRKKLDFSKQLIKQLKIEKRRFPSTDDICQLLHSARFNQLQLNILQLYLSRAQTPVLAGSEGGNTLIKFAQDRIQFSLREISTQMKSAEHFTCQQYIAQSKLLNRSLLTGIWLAGLFDYDLRDKFRRPWLDLQQGISELQSLWIIQMQLEKLSEPSKRLVQWQSSKVEGLLLALDNTKAIATEMQPYWLEPF